Below is a genomic region from Geoglobus acetivorans.
GTCAGAATCCCGAGAACAATGCAGATTACCGATGCAGCTCCAAGAACGCCGTATGTGGGTGTAACCATTTCAGCAACGAAAAGCACAATTCCCAGCAGAATGAGAAGTGCTCCGAGGTAATTTATGTTTATGACTCCAAGTCCAAAAAGAGCAAGTATGAGGGACACAACTCCCACAATCTCTGCCCCCATTCCAGGGGATGTGAGTCCGAAGACAAGAGCGTAGATGCCTATGATCAGCAGGATCGATGCAAGCTCTGGAGACGACAGCACCTCATAAATTCTCGCATTTGCAGGTTTTTCAAACACAACAATCTCCTCACCCGAAAGCTTCAGCACCCTTTCACCACTGGCAGTCACAACCACCATGCCATCCGCATTCTCAAGGAACTCGTCCCTGCTGTCGGCGAGAATATCAATTATGCCGTAATCGTAAGCCTCTTTTGCTGATGCGGTATAAGCTTCTGTGACGAACTTTTCAATTGCAGTCTCGTTTCTGTCCCTTTTCTCTGCTATGGACTTCGCATATTTGGCCAGGTAATTGACAGTTTTCTGCTCAACCTTCTGGTCTGTAACTCCGATAGATATCGGCGTTGCCGCACCAATGGAAGTCCCGTTGGACATTCCGAGAACGTTTGCCGAAACCGCGATGAGTGAGCCAGCAGATGCACAGAAAGCTCCCGGAGGGACATAGGCAAGAACAGGAATCTCAGAGTTCAGGATCAGGGATACTATCTTCTCGGTTGAGGAAACCAGACCTCCCGGAGTGTTGATCAAAACAAGTATGGCGTCGAAATTTTCCTCCTCGGCCTTGGTGAAGGCAGACTGAAGGGTGAGATAGGTGCCTTCATTAATGGTACCATCAATTCTGACCTCGAGAATTTGAGCGCCTGAGACCTGAGTGAGGAGAGTCAAAGCCAAAAGAAAGTAAAGGCACTTCTTCATGGAATGGATAACGAAATAAAAGTTAAAAAATTATTCGATATAAATGGCCGGCTTGCCCGGCATTGAAACCTTCCTCTTCTGCTCGGGAACCTTCGAAATGTCGAACTCCACAGTGAGTCCGGTTTCACGTTCGATGAAACTTTTCGCATTTTTCACGATTCTTTCTTCGTCGAGGTTTGCAAGCTCAAAGCCCTCCCTGAATATCCTTTTCAAAAAGGCCTGAACTTCCTTTGCCATCGTCCTGAGCCTTTCATCTTTCATCAGCTCCTTCATCGCATCTTTCATGCTTCCAGCGTTCTGTGCGGTCTCAACAGCTTTCTTCTTCCACTCTTCGGCAAAAACGATGTAAACCCTTTCCGGATTTTCAATGAATTTTTTAACCTCGTTGATGTCGTCGATGAGAGATTTGAGGTACTCTTCAGCAATTTCAGCTCCGTCATCAACTTTTGTTTCGTCATATTCTGGATAGCTCTCAAGCGAAATGAACGTATCGTGCTTCCAGTGCCATATTTCCTCACAGAGGTGTGGTATGAAAGGCGTGAGCAGCTTTAGCCAGTCGTCAAAGATTATGGCCAGATTTTCCCCACCCCTTCTAAGGTACCATCTGACGATGTTCATCGCCTCAAAGAAGGCGGTGTTTATGGCCCTTCTTGTCTGTAATGCATCCATTGCCTCTCTGGTCTCCCTGATTATTTTCTGGAACTTGCTGACGAGCCACCTGTCAAGCTCTGTAATTTCACCCGGCTCTTTGAGGTAGTATTTTTCTGCAAGACTGTAAAACCTCCTCAGGTGGACTGAGACGTTCTCAACTTCCTTTCTCTTCCAGTCTGCATCACTCTCATACTCTGAAGCGTGGAGGATGTAGAGTCTCGTAACATCCGCACCAAATTCCCTGACAGCCCTTTTCAGGGTCAGCAGGGGGCCTTTGCTCTTGCTCATCTTCCTGCCCTCAAGACTGACAAATCCGTTTACGGCTATCGCTCTTGGCCAGTAATCTTTCGGGAAGAGTGCTATGTGATGGAAGAGGAAGAAGAGCAGATGGTTGGCCACAAGGTCCTTACCGCTGCTTCTGAGATCGACGGGATACCAGTAATCGAATTCAGCCCTCAGCTTCTCGAGGAAACCGACATCAAGACCTGTTTTTTCAGCCACCTCCTCAGCATCCCCTTTTCCGAGGAAAACGTAGTCGAAAAACTCTGGAATGAGATTCTCAGCCTTCAGAGTTCCGTCATTAATATACCTGGCTATTATGTAATATGCCATGTACACTGTCGAATCTGAAAGGCTTTCGATGAGCCATTCCCTGTCCCATGGAATCTTCGTTCCGAGACCCTTTCTTCTCGCACAGGCCTTGTCTTTAAGCCATTCAATTTTATTTCTGAATTCTTCTTTGTAGTAATCCGGGATTATGGCCATTTCTTCAAGCCATTCAAGAACCCTCTCCTTCCATTCCGGGTTGGAATAGTTCAGGAACCACTGATCCCTCACAACCTTCACAACACACTTGGTCCCGCATCTGCAGATGACGGGTTTTTCACTGAACTCAAAGAAAACATCCCCGTTGCCCGAATTTACCAGGTCTTCATGAACCCTGTCCTTTGCGATGGAGACTTTGAGCCCGGCATACCTGCCAGTGTTTTCGAGCATCACGCCCTTGTGGAATTCCTTCTTGTAAACGGTCTTCGTGGCCTTTTCCAAGAGTTCCGCATCATTCTGGCTTTCAACGCCAAGTTCCTCAACAACATCCTTTGCGGGAATTTCGAAGTCCTCACCATCAATTTCTATTAACACGATGGGTCTGATATCCTTCAGAATATCCTTCGAAATTCCGTATTTTTCAAGAAGATCGCTTTTTTCGAGGTCCTTAAGCGCAACATAGTCAAATGGAGCGTGAGCAGGAACGCTCATGACAACTCCGGTGGCGTTATCGGGATCAACAAATTCGGCAGGAAGCACCGGGACCTCGGTACCGGTAACGGGGTTTACGGCATATTTTCCAAAGAGCTTGGAAGCTTCAATATCCTCCAGAAATCTAACGTCCTTGTCAGTGAACCTGAGTTTCTCATAAGCCTCCCTGCTCACAACCCACTTTTCGCCGTTAACCTCCACCACAGCGTACGTGGATGGCTTGAGCCAGAGGTTTGTAACCCCAAACACCGTCTCAGGCCTCAGGGTTGCGGCCGGCAGAATAAGATCACCAATCCTGAACTTTATTACCGTGAATTCGACAATTGTGGCATCCTCTCCGGCCAGGAGGTCATGATCCTCAACCGGGTTGTCGTCATTGGGACAGTACCTCACCGGGTGCGACCCCTTCACAATGAGCCCCTTCTCCTTCAGCTTCCAGTACTGCCACTCTATGAATTTCTGATAGGTTTCATCCATTGTCGTGAACTTTCTCCTCCAGTCTATTGAATATCCAATGATCTTCAGCGCCTTCTCTGCCTCTTTCGAGAAATATTCAACGATTTTTTCGGGGGTTGTTAGCTGAACAAGTTCCTCAAAAGGAACATCATGATACTTGGTGTAAACTTCAACCGTCCTCTCGTTCCTTTTCGCTATAAGCTCCGCCAGACCGATTATAGGTGTGCCGGTTACATGAAAGCCCATCGGAAAGAGGACATTGTATCCCAGCATCCTCTTGTATCTCGCAACGGCATCACCTATGGTGAATGTTCTCGTATGCCCGGCATGCAAATTTCCATTGAGGTAAGGATACGGAATGGTTATGAAGAACTTTCTCCTATCAGACATTTCGGGCTGAAACGCCCTTCCTTCCTCCCACGCTCTCTGCCATTTCTCCTCAATCCCGTGAAAGTCCATGTCCAAAAAATGATTCCTGATTAAAAATATTTACCCATTTTATCATAGAAAGGCGGTGAGATCAAATAAAGAAGATTCAAAACGAAGAGAACATACACTGCAGGGGTGTAAAAAACGGACAGGACCAGAATTATGGCCGTCATCGACAGCAGGGCGGTGTTCCGAACCTTCTTGTAGATTATGTTGCTTATCATGAAAAACGAAAGGATGATGCTGAAAAAGCCTGCAGTAAACTCTCCAAAAATGATGGCTGAGGTTATCACCGCCAGAGAGGATGAGGTTATTGGGAACCCTGTGAAGTCTTCAGTGTCCTCGGCCGTGAACCTTGCGAGCCTGTACATTCCAGCAAGCAGATACGGCAGCGAGAAATAGGGTATGAAAAACGCCGTTGCAAGTCCAAACGATACGAAATCAGCCAGCGAATCGACAAACTTGCCGTACTTACCCGAATAACCTTTTCTTGCGAAGTACCCATCAAAACCGTCCATAAGTGCGGCGATGAATATGAAACGCATGTCATTGAGGATTATCGCAAGAAAGCCAGCAACGACATTCGAAAAGGAAAAATAGTCTGCAAAGTCAAGATGGCGCTTCATTCCATCACCGCCACAGTCTGACCCGCCTTTATCTTCTGTCCCTTTTCCACCACAAACCTGAAGCCTTCGGGAATCTCCAGAGCCACTCTTGAGCCAAATACGATCATGCCAAGCTTCTGGCCCTTTTCGATGGCATCACCTTCACCAACATAGCACAATATCCTTCTCGCAAACACACCGGCTATCTGTTCCACTGTAAAAACGCCCTCATCACTTGAAATTACTATTCTGTTCATTTCATTCTCTGACACTTTTAAAAAAGCTGGTTTAAACCTTCCCGGCCTGTATTCGATTTTTTTCACAACTCCATCCCATGGTGAGAGGTTGACATGGCTGTCGAAAAGACTCATGAAAATCTCAATTCTCCTGCCATCAATGACCACAACCCTCCCATCTGCAGGTGAAACCACACCCTCCTGAATCTCTCTATCCGGGTCTCTGAAAAAGAAAAGCGTGAACGCTATGAAAAAAAGTGGAGCTGCAGCAAGGTAGGGGTTCAGCAGATAGCACAGAGGAGTGATGAGAAGCAGTGCTGCAACTACTCTCTTTCCTGCCGGCTCCATGCTCTCACGACCTCGTCCTTGAGATTGAAAATCATGTCCGCAAATTCTGGAAGGAATCTGAATACTGTTAGCGAGATAACAATTAAAGCTATTGTTGCGAGAACCTTGGATATTATGTGGTGTGCAATGTAAAAACTCTCCGGCCCAAACCATTCTCCACCAAATGCCGCAACTATGAAGACGTTTCTGAGAAGGTTGAGAACATATATTACAGGAACTGAAGCCATGAATGCGTATAGCCTTCGTTTCAGTTCGGCACTTGTGGATATTGCAATGCCTGCAAAAAGCGCCATGCTCTCGATACCGGTGCACGCCAGAATTATTTCAACATATTTGCCCATGTACTCGATGAGGTTGTAGCCAAATGGTGTGAATTCAAACCCCAGATTTCGGGCAAGCCAGACCGTCGTGTCCCGGGTATGCTCTATCAGGATCGCTTTGAGGGGTGTCAGAGAGAAAGAAAAGTAAACGAAGGACGATATGAGCGCCACGGATGTTGCAGAAAGGAAAACCTCAAGCCGATCGGTTCTGAAGATCGTCAGACCGAGAAACGTGAAAGTCAGAAATGCAAGAACCATAACGCCGGTGTTGAAGTAGTCCGAGATCTCGAGGTAGTGGGGGACTTTAAAGAGCCAGGAAAGCCCGAAGAAATGCCATCCAAGAAAACCCATTAGCCTGTTTCTCGTAAAAATGAATATTGCCATGAATGCCAGCGACAGGAATTCAAACATAACCGGGAAAATTTATTTACTGAATTTAAGTCATTCGGATGTGGACCTTCACATACACAGCATATACTCGGATGGCACCGCAGGCATCGATGAGATTGCGCGGAAAGCAAAGGAAAGGAATTTAAAGATAATCGCCATTGTCGACCACTCCGTGGAGCATCCGAAGGGATTGAATGAAAGAAAAGCAAGAAAAAGGAAGGTCGAGATAGAACAGGCAGAATCAAAATACGGAATCAGAATTCTTGACGGAATAGAATGTGGCATTCTGGAAGACGGAAAGATAATCCTGCCAAAACACGATTTTGAGCTTGTAATAGCGTCAATCCACACGATTTTACCTCAAAAGGAGATGTACAGGAGACTGAAGAGAGCTGTAGAAGAACATGATTTCCACATCCTCGGCCATCTTCACTCCAGCATATTCTCTCTTGATGGAAGAGTTGAGGAATACGATCTTGAGATACTTGATCTGCTGGAAGAGACGGGAAAAGCCCTTGAACTGAATTCACACCACAGCGCACCACCCGAGGAAACTCTGAAACTCTGCCTCGGCAGAAATATCACATACTCTTTCGGAAGTGATGCCCACACGGTCTCGAGAGTTGGAGACATTAACCGCGCGAAAAGGATGGCAAAGATTTTTCTGAAAAATGGCAGATTTATTCTGGATGAGATGCATAACATTGACGGTTGATGCAATAATACCATACGGCAATGGAATAGTGCTTGTAAAAAGAAAAAACGAACCATTCAAGGGCTGCTATGCTCTACCTGGTGGGATCGTGGAATACGGAGAAAGCGTTGAGAATGCGGTAATCAGAGAGGTAAAGGAGGAGACCGGCCTTGACGTTGTAATTGAAAAACTCGTGGGCGTGTATTCCAATCCGCAGAGGGACCCGAGGGGGCACTTTGTCAGCATCTGTTTTCTGGCCAGGGTCGTGGGAGGTGTGTTGAAAGCAGGAAGCGATGCGAGAGAGGTAAAGATATTTAAATTGAATGAACTTCCTGAACTTGCATTTGACCATTCAAAAATGATTGGTGATGCTGAGGTGATGATCAGTGGAATTCTGTCCGAAATGTAAAAGCATAATGATATATCAGGGAGACAAGGCAGTTTGCAGAAAATGTGGCTATGAGAAGGAAGCAGATGACAGCATTAACCTCGTTACGGTTGCGAAAAGGAAGGAGGACGAGATACCGGTTATAGAAGGAGAGAACGTCAAAACCCTGCCAACAACAAATGCAATATGTCCTGCGTGCGGACATAGAGAAGCTTACTGGTGGCTTAGACAGCTGAGAGCAGCAGATGAAAGCGAAGTGAGGTTTTTCAGGTGTACAAAATGCGGAAAAACCTGGAGGGAGTACGACTGACTACTGGCTGAACCCTCCAGATATTATTACCTTCATTGCGTCCTCGACGCTCATGTCCAGATAGATAAGTTCCTCTTCGGGAACGAGTATCACAAAACCCGAGGTCGGATTTGGAGACGTTGGAACAAATACATTCACGAGCTTTTTTCCCGTGTTCTCGCAGGCCTGAGATATCTTCGTTCCGGAAGTGAATCCGAGAGCATACATCCCCTTCCTCGGATATTCCACAAGTACCACGCCCTTCAGCCTCTCTATGTCTGACTGCAATAGCGTTCTGAGTGCCTCCTTTGTTCCAACGTAGATCGTTCTGATAAGGGGGATCTTCTTTATCCAGCCTTCAAACACATCAATCGCTCTCTGGCCAAAGGTCCTCGTACCGACGAAACCGAGGCCAAGGATCACCAAGGCGAGAATGATGAGACTCATCCCCGGAAAGTAATAGGGGCTTTTTGACGCAAAAGGCTTCAGAAAATCCTCGACAAAGCCAACCGCCCAGTAGATTATCAGAAAAGTTGCTGCCAGAGGAAGAAATATCACAACACCGGTTATGAACATCCTCTTCAACCTTTCCATAGCCCCATACATTCTGGATAGTGTATAACTTTTCCGCAGTCGTTCTCAGATTATTACAATTATAATCAGTACCACTACGTTATTATATGGCATGCCGTGATGATAAAGCCAGATAAATTCAATTCCATGATTATAATGAAAATTATAATTTCAGAAAAATATAAATATTTTATACTATCATGATTATTCTGGAGGTGAAAAGATATGGAAAAGAAGGTCGAGAGAAGGGAGAAGGAAGTTGAGGAAGTGTTCAAGGGGATGAAGCTGCACTTCCTGACATGAAGCGAGAATGTTTTTAAAAGTGCTTGAATATTCGGCCAAACCCCGAAATATTATATTTCCCATTCCTATTATACCTGTTATTGTTGGCCTGTACGCCAGCCAAGGTGTGATTTCAGAAATATTAAAGCCTATACTGCTGACATTCATGCTCTATCCAGCAATAAATCTTTGGAACCATATAAACGATGCCGAAGATGATGCTATTTCTGGCCGAGACACCCCATTCACAATTGAACCAATAAGGAAGTATACTGTGTTCTCCATTCTCGCACTATATATCCTATCCCTTGCTTTCGTGTACATTAATGCGAAGATACATGGGTTGATTGCATACATGCTTGTTTTAACAATGACGTTCATCTATTCTGACACAATGATCACCAAACTCAGACTGAAACGCCATTACATTGGCGAAATTATCGTATATATGATCACAATACCTGCATACATTCTAATGCTCTACTCAGTTACATCCTCCTTAACAATCGACGCCATTAAACTTGCAACAGTGCTGACACCATTACTTATCTCCTCCCTATTCATCAAGGACCTTAAAGATATCTCGTCTGACAAAAAGGTCGGACTGAAAACTCTTGGAACAGTATTCAGTCCGGAGTCACTCGTTAAAACATACTCATTTTTGCTTCTGGTATATTTCATAATTGGTACTTTTGTTTTCAAAGAAGAGATGTCTATCTTACCCTTCATACCAGTAATTGGGGTAATCTATGGCATCTATAAGTTTCATCGCAGCGGGTGGAGAATTGCGAGAGATACGGTGAAATATTTCACAATGATTACTTACTCTGGCTTGCTTTCTCTGGTTCTGATAATTGCGTATCTGGCAGGCAAAACGCTGCTACTCCTTTAACTCAACCATGAGCGAAGTTCCAGAGCTGAAATAGCATATTCCTCCATCAATCTCGGAAAGAAACTTTTTCGAATTGTAATCCTTAATCATTTTGGCAGATGACGCAGATGTAAAAATTAATAGCCAATCTCCTTTACAGGTGTCGCACAAGAAATCATACATCCTATATGTATCTCCTCTGTAAGCAAGGAGTGTCGTTGAATCCACAAAGAAAATCCTGAAACAGGCATTATTGCCAACAATACTGTCAAAAAACACAAATTCCTCTGGTGATTCCACAAAAATTTCTCCAAGAATTAAACCACTATCTTCAAAAACATCCAAATCTAGAAAATATGGATAAAAGTTTAGAGGATATCCTGTCAACCCAATAACGGATGTTCCAAACGTTTTTCTACTGATCAAGGCAAGTCCATATGGAGATATGCCTGAAAAATTGCCCCCTTCCACTCTTTCAATAAATTCTTCTTGAGTTATTTCAAACCCCAGTTTCTCCCTTATATAATCCTTAACCGGCATCCCGTTTATCTCCCCAATCACGTTGCCTTCCTTAATCACCCTAACCTCGTCCTTCAGGGCGAAGAAACTGCTGAGTATCTTCCTGGTTTCTTCAACACTGTTGCCTCTCTCCGGAAATATGTCCTTGAAGTGAAGTTCCGCATCCTTTATGGCGAGAACGAGAACATTCTGCCCAATGGGCCTGAAGTTATACAGAATCAGCGGCGTTTCTTCGTGAACCTCAAGGGGTACGAGATTGATCGAGCCCACAGGGATGCCAGATTTGCCAAGGATTCTCAGCACCTTGTTTACGGGTATGAACAGCCTCTCTTTCTGAACCCAGTTCGAGTAGGCCTTCAAAATCCTTCTCTTTCTACCCTCATCCTTGCATCTCCTGTATCTGAACCAGTAAAGCCGGTCCCTCAGAAAACCCTTGAACAGAGCCATCTTTCCGGGGAAGTAAAGGGCGGGATAGATTGCAAGGGCAACGTCATGGCCTTTAATTTTACCGGCAATTTTTTCAAGCTCCTTTTCCAGGTTTCCCCTGCCCGTAACATAGATGTCGTGGTCAATTTCAAGCAGAACAATGGCAATCCCATGCATGAATATGCCCTCATTCGTCCCGAAACCATCCACGAAGAAAATAATGCTGTTGAAAACCAGCAGTTTTTTCAGAAAATCTATCAGCTCGTTCCTGTTTTCAAACAGAGACTGAGTGATAATCACCACACTGAGATTCGGGCTAAAATCGACTTTTTTGAGCTTGTGCTCGATATCCGCAATTATTGATTTCACGTCCTTTGAGGATGAGGACAGTACGCTATATTTCATTCAGTAAAATTGGTTTTAGAGAGTTTATTACTCTTTTGGCTTCGATTTCAAGTCTGTACTCGGCTATGGGCAGAAACAAAATGCTCAGAACCAGAGTTCTGGTTACAGGAAGAAGAAGAATTTTTATATTACCGACTTTTATTGAAACGTCCTCAAGTTTACGGTTAAAGATGTAATCGAGAAGAGATTTGATGTGTTTCTCGAGGAAGTAAAGATGAATCAGCACAGCCCGTTCATCCTTGATTTCGGCATAGATAGGGGTGCCATCCACCCTGTAAAGAATGACACCCTTCACTGAGGGGTCGTTTGACAGCTCTTTTATCAGCTTACTTACTCTCTGACTCATAGATCCTCAGCACCCTTTCTATGAGAGACTTTGTTACAGGCACATTTCTGTCAATCATGAACCTGAGCCGCTCTCTAAGGCTATCATCGACCCTTGAATCCTTAATAGTCGCTTCAACATCTTCAGCACCCCTGTATTCATCGATGTCGCTTTCAACCACAATGCCAAGTCCGGGGAATATCCTGTAGGGAAACACGCCATCGGCATGCCAGGATGCACGGTGTTTTATGACCTGTATTGTCCTGCTGAAAGCCTCGCCGTATCCAATATTCTTGAGATACACCGCAGAATCTCCAAGGAAAATGGGCAGGGCCACATCGGGCTTGCTGAGTGTTGATGTGAAAGGCTCTTCGACGGTTACTATGGACGTTCCGCTTGCCCTGAGCTGATCAAAGAACCAGTTAATGTCCTTCCTGACTGTAAAATCCAGCGATGAGATGAGCGGAGTGAACGAATCAATAACAATCCTGGCATTACCATCCGAATTGTTCTCTATATAACCTATAATATCTTCGTTGAGATATGAAATCGAGTCGGCATGACTTCTGGTAACGAGCAGTGTACCATCCTCGATGGCCTTCACCAGCTCATACCATCCAAGAGACTCAGCCAGAACCATGATGGCCTTCCCATCCATATCAAAAGAAACGTAAATCCCTTTCTCACCATTTTCGATACCTTTAAGCAGAAACTGAAGGGAAAATATGGTTTTTCCAGTTCCGGATGCGCCTACCACAATATTTACAGTGTTGGGTCTGTAGCCACCTCCGATTATGGTATCGAAACCTATAATCCCCGTCTTTATCCTCATTATAACAAGAAGAAGGCATATTCCTATTTAAATTTTTGGTAGCCCATGACTGCAGAGCAGGGAGTAAACACGCATCAGAATTGAAAAGCAAGCTCAAAATTCCAGAGCGAGACCGTAGCTTGGAATTTGAGCCTACATCGAGGTGGGGTGATTTTAGGGATTATAGCGGGGCGTGGATTTGAACCACGGATCTGCGGGTTATGAGCCCGCCGGGATTACCTGACTACCCCACCCCGCTTCACAGTCTCTACCTCAGGTGCTGTATTTAATACTTATGGCCAAAAAGACATAAATAATCCGGATTTTACATTCAGTCGTGCAATCCAATTTCAGGGGCAGTTTACTTGGCCTCGCAATAGGTGATGCTCTTGGCATGCCTGTCGAAGGCATGACTTACGAGGAAATCAAACAGAGATTTGGCGAGATCAGGGACTTCATGCCGTCTGAGGACGGGTTATCAGAAGGCGAGTGGACGGACGATACCGCCCAGGCATTGATTCTTGCAGAATCACTTTTGGAAACCGTGTACTTCTCTCCGGAAAATTTTGCGGAAAAACTGGCAGGGCTGAGCATAAGCCACAGATTCGGACCCACATCTTCACAGGCGATCCGCCTGCTGAGGCAGGGGTATTCCTGGAGAGAGAGCGGAATAAACTCTGACACAAACGGTTCAGCCATGCGAGTTGCGCCCATTGGCCTTCTGTACAATCACAACTATAACCTCGTAGAGGATTATGCTGTTATTGCCTCGTCGATAACGCACAAAGGCTCCGCGGCAATTGCAGGATGTGTTGCCGTTGCCATCGGGGTTGCCTGTGCCGCAAATGAAGACGAAGAACTGGTAAGCGAGGTGGTCAGAAGAGCAGAGAAATACGACACGCTTGTTGCTGAAAAGATAGAATATGCATACCAGATACGAAAATCAGGACTGGAAAAGGCAATAAAAGAGCTGGGAAATTCAATCATGGCATTTGAATCGATACCCTTCGCATTTTACTGCTTCTTTTCATCTAAAAATTTCGAGCAGGCAGTTATACGGGCCGTAAATGCTGGAGGCGATGCCGACACTGTTGCTGCGATTTCAGGTACGCTGAAGGGGGCTGAAACAGGTATAGAGGGCATACCAGAAAGACTAAGAAAAATAAAGGATTATGATATCATCTTAGACATCGCAGACAGACTTTACGAAGCACATCTGAAGATTACGAGGGTCGGTTAGCTTTTCATCATTTTAATGTACTCGAAGGCTGAATTTGCCGCAATTGCCCCTTCAGCACATGCGGTTACCACCTGCTTCAGAGGGTTCTCTGTGCAGTCACCTGCTGCATAGACCCCATCCACATTTGTTCTCTGCTTCCTATCCACTCTGATGTATCCGGCCGAGTCCCGTTCCACTCCCAGATCCATTACGATGTCAGTTGCTGGCCTGATACCCACCGCAATGAAGATGCCATCAACCTCAACAACCTGCTCCTCCCCGGTAGCTCTGTTGAGCAAAACAACCTTCTCTACCTTCTCACCCCCCTCAATTCTTTCGACTACGCTGTTCCAGATTACTGGGATCTCCCGTTTGAAAAACTCTTCCTGCAAAGCTCTATCAGCCCTCAGTTCGTCCCTTCTATGCACGAGCGTTACATCACATCCCGTTTCTTTAAGGTAAATCGCATCGGTCAGGGCAGTGTTCCCACCACCAACAACGAGAACCTTCTTCCCCCTGAAGAAGTGGCCGTCACAAGTTGCACAGTAACTCACTCCCCTGCCCACAAACTCCCTCTCTCCGGGAACTCCGAGTTCCTTATGTTTTCCACCCGTAGCGATGATGATGGCCCGGGCATAATATGTTCCGCCATCGGCAACAACCTCGAATTTTCCGTTCGCTTTTCTCACCCTTTCCACGTTCTCAAATTTGTGCACCGCTCCGAATTTAAGTGCCTGGTTCTTCATCCTCTCAAGAAGCTCAAATCCGCTTCCCTCGTACCCGGGATAGTTTTCAATCCAGGGTGTTAAGGAAAGCTGGGAAACAGGGTCCACGCTTTCGAAAAAAGCAGTCTTCAGACCGTATCTCGCCGAATATATGGCCGCAGTCAGCCCTGCGGGTCCTGCACCGATAATTATCACATCATATTCGCTGACATCCTCTACTTTCCCCATCAGATCCGAGCTTAGCATGACCTGCATTATGTTCACCTCCTTCCAGTCTGAAAGTATTGCAGTAAAATAAACTTTTTCAGGTTTTAGCCTCCCTGTCCAATTCGACAAGTATGTTTCTACCTGAAAAATTTACATCCAGGTTCTAAGTCTTTCTGAAATGATGCCCAAGTTTTATTTAGTCGCAGTAAGGATACTAATCAATAGCTGTCAGCACGTAAAGGTGGTGCAGGTGAACTTCCTGAGTAAAAATGAATTGACGGAAAAATACGGTAAAATTCCGTGGATCTCACCCTACAGGAAGCTTGTAGCAGTGACCGATGGAGAGTTTATCGAGC
It encodes:
- a CDS encoding PHP domain-containing protein, which encodes MDLHIHSIYSDGTAGIDEIARKAKERNLKIIAIVDHSVEHPKGLNERKARKRKVEIEQAESKYGIRILDGIECGILEDGKIILPKHDFELVIASIHTILPQKEMYRRLKRAVEEHDFHILGHLHSSIFSLDGRVEEYDLEILDLLEETGKALELNSHHSAPPEETLKLCLGRNITYSFGSDAHTVSRVGDINRAKRMAKIFLKNGRFILDEMHNIDG
- a CDS encoding NUDIX domain-containing protein — translated: MRCITLTVDAIIPYGNGIVLVKRKNEPFKGCYALPGGIVEYGESVENAVIREVKEETGLDVVIEKLVGVYSNPQRDPRGHFVSICFLARVVGGVLKAGSDAREVKIFKLNELPELAFDHSKMIGDAEVMISGILSEM
- a CDS encoding transcription factor S, producing MEFCPKCKSIMIYQGDKAVCRKCGYEKEADDSINLVTVAKRKEDEIPVIEGENVKTLPTTNAICPACGHREAYWWLRQLRAADESEVRFFRCTKCGKTWREYD
- a CDS encoding DUF502 domain-containing protein; this translates as MERLKRMFITGVVIFLPLAATFLIIYWAVGFVEDFLKPFASKSPYYFPGMSLIILALVILGLGFVGTRTFGQRAIDVFEGWIKKIPLIRTIYVGTKEALRTLLQSDIERLKGVVLVEYPRKGMYALGFTSGTKISQACENTGKKLVNVFVPTSPNPTSGFVILVPEEELIYLDMSVEDAMKVIISGGFSQ
- a CDS encoding UbiA family prenyltransferase, translated to MISEILKPILLTFMLYPAINLWNHINDAEDDAISGRDTPFTIEPIRKYTVFSILALYILSLAFVYINAKIHGLIAYMLVLTMTFIYSDTMITKLRLKRHYIGEIIVYMITIPAYILMLYSVTSSLTIDAIKLATVLTPLLISSLFIKDLKDISSDKKVGLKTLGTVFSPESLVKTYSFLLLVYFIIGTFVFKEEMSILPFIPVIGVIYGIYKFHRSGWRIARDTVKYFTMITYSGLLSLVLIIAYLAGKTLLLL
- a CDS encoding RAD55 family ATPase, with the protein product MRIKTGIIGFDTIIGGGYRPNTVNIVVGASGTGKTIFSLQFLLKGIENGEKGIYVSFDMDGKAIMVLAESLGWYELVKAIEDGTLLVTRSHADSISYLNEDIIGYIENNSDGNARIVIDSFTPLISSLDFTVRKDINWFFDQLRASGTSIVTVEEPFTSTLSKPDVALPIFLGDSAVYLKNIGYGEAFSRTIQVIKHRASWHADGVFPYRIFPGLGIVVESDIDEYRGAEDVEATIKDSRVDDSLRERLRFMIDRNVPVTKSLIERVLRIYESESK
- a CDS encoding ADP-ribosylglycohydrolase family protein — protein: MQSNFRGSLLGLAIGDALGMPVEGMTYEEIKQRFGEIRDFMPSEDGLSEGEWTDDTAQALILAESLLETVYFSPENFAEKLAGLSISHRFGPTSSQAIRLLRQGYSWRESGINSDTNGSAMRVAPIGLLYNHNYNLVEDYAVIASSITHKGSAAIAGCVAVAIGVACAANEDEELVSEVVRRAEKYDTLVAEKIEYAYQIRKSGLEKAIKELGNSIMAFESIPFAFYCFFSSKNFEQAVIRAVNAGGDADTVAAISGTLKGAETGIEGIPERLRKIKDYDIILDIADRLYEAHLKITRVG
- the trxB gene encoding thioredoxin-disulfide reductase, with translation MQVMLSSDLMGKVEDVSEYDVIIIGAGPAGLTAAIYSARYGLKTAFFESVDPVSQLSLTPWIENYPGYEGSGFELLERMKNQALKFGAVHKFENVERVRKANGKFEVVADGGTYYARAIIIATGGKHKELGVPGEREFVGRGVSYCATCDGHFFRGKKVLVVGGGNTALTDAIYLKETGCDVTLVHRRDELRADRALQEEFFKREIPVIWNSVVERIEGGEKVEKVVLLNRATGEEQVVEVDGIFIAVGIRPATDIVMDLGVERDSAGYIRVDRKQRTNVDGVYAAGDCTENPLKQVVTACAEGAIAANSAFEYIKMMKS